The following are encoded in a window of Flavobacterium cupriresistens genomic DNA:
- a CDS encoding non-ribosomal peptide synthetase, with amino-acid sequence METIFLIKELREKGVAVKLVGNQLEVSLLKETVEDEVVEIVRNNKEQIISYLQSISINKFKEIPKAKEALSYPVSNAQFRIWFESQSTTASIAYHIPFEVKLEGDYDQNSLEEAIIYVLNRHEILRTVFRLNAEKEPQQQILSVQELNFNLDYEDYSEAADSLSKVNEYIKGKANVPFDLENGPLLRAALLKYDNNSYYFSCILHHIICDAWSIPILKSEILTGYKALQANKVPALEELRIQYKDYTLWNLDNLEGVSFQKQKDYWLTKLSTETPVLELPITGTRPPVKTYNGQTLKTYFNTDISNAVSSYQKSQEGSLYMVMLSTLHVMLAKYTGNNDTIIGSPFAAREHMDLHNQIGFYTNTLAIRNRVEQSDSFDTFFTAVKQSILEAHNNQQYPFEEVVKALNLKKDASRNPLFDVMLVVLPKEGAKNEEQFDNEAFSEAITVEKYTTSKFDLLVYVEETENDLLSLKVEYNTDLFEEKFIAQFITHYKKIVHLLLTQPAKRIGALNYLTEKEGVLKQEAATEKYVKKCVIEFFENQVQRTPENVAVKYEDISLTYKEVNEYTNQLAHCLREKYNVTPQTNVGVILGRSHLNVLAMIGIIKAGGCYVPIDHKYHIERKEYILEDAEIQTVISTIDLFDEELSEKAAIINLDQFAFSEWDDSNLNIVNQLDDPSFVIYTSGSTGHPKGVVQTHRMLSNLIQWNIYDSGIESGLKHLQYTSFSFDVSLQDCWFVLSSGGILYITPEAMKIDFRRLLDFIVGNAIEVLCFPFSALTNFFDFPKETFVKNHEIKHIISSGEQLMANNTLQEFLVQNPKVKLHNHYGPSETHVVTSYTMCKEENEIVSYVPIGKPVANTAIYLLDKNQQPVPKKVIGEIYVGGEHLALGYLKLPDLTNERFIANPFEKDERLYKTGDLAYEDYTGNIIYLGRNDNQIKIRGYRIELEEIKNVILIQDHVNQAFVDVVNKEKEQLIVAYIVPTAAIDRLYLKKQLSKVLPDYMLPSHIVILDEIPLTPNGKINKKALPEIDDSALVTTQYIAPETDIEKQLAEIWKDLLGIDKVGILDNFFELGGHSLRMHKMLNQIKTELTTEITFELFLSDPTIESVALHIENLKSLQNQVTLTEKKKILI; translated from the coding sequence ATGGAAACAATCTTTTTAATTAAAGAACTAAGAGAAAAAGGAGTAGCGGTAAAGCTAGTCGGGAATCAGCTGGAAGTATCTCTGTTAAAAGAGACTGTGGAGGATGAGGTAGTGGAAATAGTAAGAAATAATAAAGAACAGATTATAAGTTATTTACAATCTATTTCGATCAATAAATTTAAAGAAATACCCAAAGCCAAAGAAGCACTTAGTTATCCTGTTTCCAATGCACAATTTAGAATTTGGTTTGAATCACAGTCCACTACAGCCTCTATAGCCTATCACATTCCTTTTGAAGTTAAATTAGAAGGTGATTATGATCAAAATAGCTTAGAAGAAGCCATAATTTATGTCCTGAATCGACATGAAATATTGCGTACCGTATTTCGACTCAATGCAGAAAAAGAACCACAACAACAGATACTATCCGTACAAGAATTAAACTTTAATCTCGATTACGAGGATTATTCAGAAGCTGCGGACTCTTTGTCCAAAGTAAACGAATACATCAAAGGAAAAGCAAATGTGCCGTTTGATTTAGAGAATGGCCCTTTGTTAAGAGCTGCTTTATTAAAGTATGACAACAACAGCTATTATTTCTCCTGTATTTTACATCATATTATCTGTGACGCCTGGTCAATTCCAATTTTAAAGAGCGAAATATTGACAGGTTATAAGGCTTTACAGGCGAATAAAGTACCCGCACTGGAAGAATTAAGAATTCAGTATAAAGATTATACGTTATGGAATTTGGATAATCTTGAAGGAGTATCTTTTCAAAAACAAAAGGATTATTGGTTGACTAAACTTTCAACCGAAACGCCGGTTTTAGAATTACCCATTACAGGTACACGTCCACCCGTAAAAACGTACAACGGACAAACGTTGAAAACCTATTTTAATACCGACATTTCTAATGCTGTAAGCTCGTACCAAAAAAGCCAGGAAGGTTCATTGTATATGGTAATGTTAAGCACTTTGCATGTGATGTTGGCGAAATACACGGGAAATAATGACACTATTATAGGAAGTCCTTTTGCTGCCAGAGAGCATATGGATTTACATAATCAAATAGGGTTTTATACCAATACTTTGGCCATTAGAAACAGAGTAGAACAATCCGATTCATTTGATACTTTTTTTACAGCCGTAAAACAATCCATATTAGAAGCACATAACAATCAGCAATATCCTTTTGAAGAAGTAGTAAAAGCTTTGAATTTAAAAAAGGATGCTTCCAGAAATCCTCTTTTTGATGTGATGCTGGTGGTTTTGCCAAAAGAAGGAGCAAAAAACGAAGAACAATTTGACAACGAAGCTTTTTCAGAAGCAATTACAGTCGAAAAATATACGACCAGTAAATTTGATTTATTAGTGTATGTAGAAGAGACCGAAAATGACTTGTTATCCCTTAAGGTAGAATACAATACCGATTTATTTGAAGAAAAATTCATAGCACAGTTTATAACGCATTATAAAAAAATAGTACACCTATTATTGACGCAACCTGCAAAAAGAATAGGAGCACTAAACTATCTTACAGAGAAGGAAGGAGTACTTAAACAAGAAGCTGCAACGGAAAAATATGTAAAAAAATGCGTGATAGAATTTTTTGAAAATCAAGTACAACGCACACCGGAAAATGTAGCGGTTAAATACGAAGATATTTCATTAACATATAAAGAAGTAAATGAATACACCAATCAATTAGCACATTGCTTAAGAGAAAAATACAACGTAACTCCACAAACTAATGTAGGAGTAATTTTGGGACGTTCGCATTTAAATGTCCTGGCAATGATAGGCATTATAAAAGCCGGTGGATGTTATGTTCCCATTGATCATAAATATCATATTGAACGTAAAGAGTATATCTTGGAAGATGCTGAAATACAAACAGTAATTTCAACAATAGATTTATTTGACGAAGAATTATCAGAAAAGGCAGCCATAATCAATTTAGATCAATTTGCATTTTCTGAATGGGATGACAGTAATCTGAATATCGTAAATCAATTAGATGATCCTTCCTTCGTTATTTACACCTCAGGCTCTACCGGACATCCTAAGGGGGTGGTACAAACCCATAGAATGCTCAGCAACTTAATTCAATGGAATATTTATGATTCGGGTATAGAATCAGGATTAAAGCATTTGCAATATACCTCCTTTAGTTTTGACGTCTCTTTACAGGATTGTTGGTTTGTGTTAAGTAGTGGAGGGATTCTGTATATAACTCCGGAAGCAATGAAAATTGATTTCAGGAGACTTTTAGATTTCATTGTTGGCAATGCTATTGAAGTGTTGTGTTTTCCATTTTCTGCCTTGACAAACTTTTTTGATTTTCCAAAAGAAACGTTTGTTAAAAACCATGAAATTAAACACATTATATCTTCCGGGGAGCAATTAATGGCGAATAATACCTTACAAGAATTTTTGGTACAAAACCCAAAAGTCAAATTACACAACCATTATGGCCCTTCAGAAACCCATGTAGTGACCAGTTATACAATGTGTAAGGAGGAAAACGAAATTGTATCTTATGTACCAATAGGAAAGCCTGTAGCCAATACCGCCATATATTTATTAGATAAGAATCAGCAACCGGTACCTAAAAAAGTAATAGGTGAGATCTATGTTGGAGGGGAACATTTAGCGCTGGGCTATTTAAAATTACCTGATCTGACTAACGAGCGATTCATCGCCAATCCGTTTGAAAAAGACGAGCGTTTATACAAAACAGGAGATTTAGCCTATGAAGATTATACAGGCAATATCATCTATTTAGGCAGGAATGATAATCAAATAAAAATTAGAGGATATAGAATTGAATTAGAAGAAATTAAAAATGTTATTCTGATTCAAGATCATGTAAATCAAGCTTTTGTTGATGTTGTGAATAAAGAAAAGGAGCAACTGATAGTGGCTTATATTGTACCAACTGCAGCCATTGACCGACTTTACTTAAAAAAACAATTAAGCAAGGTTCTTCCGGACTACATGTTACCTTCTCATATCGTTATCTTGGATGAAATCCCGCTTACACCTAACGGGAAAATCAATAAAAAAGCATTGCCTGAGATCGATGACAGTGCTTTAGTTACTACACAATATATAGCACCGGAAACGGACATAGAAAAGCAATTAGCAGAAATCTGGAAAGATCTATTAGGGATTGATAAGGTAGGAATCTTGGATAACTTTTTTGAATTAGGCGGGCATAGTCTGAGAATGCATAAAATGTTAAATCAAATAAAGACAGAGTTAACTACTGAAATAACATTTGAATTGTTTTTAAGTGATCCGACTATTGAATCGGTAGCGCTACATATCGAAAATTTAAAGTCGTTACAAAATCAAGTAACATTAACGGAGAAGAAAAAAATTCTTATATAA